Proteins encoded together in one Bacteroidota bacterium window:
- a CDS encoding MBL fold metallo-hydrolase, which produces MILTFWGAAQTVTGSMHLVELESGHTLLLDCGLFQGRRAEAKAINGTFPAEPAEIDAVLLSHAHIDHAGMLPGLYRAGFRGCVYATHATRDLCALMLLDSAHIQEKDARFFNKSIRKKDEARVEPLYTKDDAEGVLNLFVGVGYRRPFHPVAGCEVEYRDAGHILGSATMTLTVTEGGRQKRLGFTGDLGNPGRPILRDPQPMLPCDWLISESTYGGKTHEPAGKAKDELADVVSRTAGRGGKVIIPAFAVGRTQELVYALDQLWNEDWIPHIPVFVDSPLAVNVTGVFQTHPECYDRELHEYLLTDDDPFGFERLEYVRKAERSKELNGMRVPMVIISASGMAEHGRILHHLRNNVEDPKSTVMIVGYQAEHTLGKRLVERREEVKIFGRPHRLRAEVAVMNYFSAHADEPGLVRFIGALDQDRLQTVFLVHGDPERQQKLEAALGNAGIIAVENPARGESVTL; this is translated from the coding sequence ATGATCCTCACCTTCTGGGGCGCCGCCCAAACCGTCACCGGCTCGATGCACCTCGTCGAACTGGAAAGCGGCCACACCCTGCTGCTCGACTGCGGGCTCTTCCAGGGCCGCCGCGCCGAAGCCAAAGCCATCAACGGCACCTTCCCCGCCGAGCCGGCGGAGATCGACGCCGTGCTCCTCTCGCACGCGCACATCGACCACGCGGGGATGCTGCCCGGGCTCTACCGCGCCGGCTTCCGGGGCTGCGTCTACGCCACCCACGCCACGCGCGACCTGTGCGCGCTGATGCTCCTCGACAGCGCCCACATTCAGGAGAAAGACGCCCGCTTCTTCAACAAGAGCATTCGCAAGAAAGACGAGGCGCGAGTCGAGCCGCTCTACACCAAAGACGACGCCGAGGGCGTGCTGAACCTCTTCGTCGGCGTCGGCTACCGGCGGCCGTTCCACCCGGTTGCGGGCTGCGAGGTCGAGTACCGCGACGCGGGCCACATCCTCGGCTCGGCGACGATGACGCTGACGGTCACCGAGGGCGGACGGCAGAAGCGGCTCGGCTTCACCGGCGACCTCGGCAACCCCGGCCGACCCATCCTCCGCGACCCGCAGCCGATGCTGCCGTGCGACTGGCTGATCTCGGAATCGACCTACGGCGGTAAGACGCACGAGCCGGCCGGCAAGGCGAAAGACGAACTCGCCGACGTGGTCAGCCGGACGGCCGGGCGCGGCGGCAAGGTCATCATCCCCGCCTTCGCCGTCGGGCGGACGCAGGAGCTGGTCTACGCCCTCGACCAACTCTGGAACGAGGACTGGATTCCGCACATCCCCGTCTTCGTCGACAGCCCGCTCGCGGTCAATGTCACCGGCGTCTTCCAGACCCACCCCGAGTGCTACGACCGCGAGCTGCACGAGTACCTCCTCACCGACGACGACCCGTTCGGGTTCGAGCGCCTGGAGTACGTCCGCAAAGCCGAGCGCTCGAAGGAACTGAACGGCATGCGCGTCCCGATGGTGATTATTTCCGCGAGCGGGATGGCCGAGCACGGGCGCATCCTCCACCACCTCCGCAACAACGTCGAGGACCCGAAGAGCACGGTGATGATCGTCGGCTACCAGGCCGAGCACACCCTCGGCAAGCGGCTCGTCGAGCGCCGGGAGGAGGTCAAGATCTTCGGCCGGCCGCACCGGCTGAGGGCCGAGGTCGCCGTGATGAACTACTTCTCCGCCCACGCCGACGAGCCCGGCCTCGTGCGCTTCATCGGCGCGCTCGACCAAGACCGGCTCCAGACCGTCTTCCTCGTCCACGGCGACCCCGAACGCCAGCAGAAGCTCGAAGCCGCGCTAGGAAATGCTGGAATCATCGCCGTCGAGAACCCAGCGCGCGGCGAGTCGGTGACGCTTTAA
- a CDS encoding TetR/AcrR family transcriptional regulator, whose translation MLVANAIELLDERGVSGFSLREVARRADVAAAAPSHHFGNVAGLLTTIATAGFELLASDFENVLSQDTPPIEQVIGLCEAYVYHGRRHPGMAAIMFRDELLNQENPALCEARLRSLQLLERAVRSAMSKDASNEQISDEQISRVAKVVWATMHGLVALRMEEGEALRIQVGFAARAVLAGSDVIGFPK comes from the coding sequence GTGCTCGTAGCCAATGCCATCGAACTGCTGGACGAGCGTGGTGTGTCAGGCTTTAGCTTACGCGAGGTGGCGCGCCGTGCCGACGTCGCGGCGGCAGCCCCGTCCCACCATTTTGGGAACGTGGCCGGTCTACTCACAACCATCGCTACGGCAGGCTTCGAGCTACTGGCCTCGGACTTCGAGAACGTACTCAGCCAAGACACGCCACCCATCGAGCAGGTGATCGGGTTGTGCGAGGCCTACGTCTACCACGGACGCCGACATCCCGGTATGGCCGCCATCATGTTCCGAGACGAGTTGCTGAACCAAGAGAATCCGGCTCTGTGCGAAGCACGTCTCCGGTCACTGCAGTTACTGGAGCGCGCGGTGCGCAGCGCTATGTCAAAGGATGCCTCCAACGAGCAGATCAGTGACGAGCAGATCAGCAGGGTCGCCAAGGTGGTGTGGGCGACCATGCATGGCCTGGTCGCCCTACGCATGGAAGAAGGGGAGGCGCTACGTATCCAAGTCGGCTTCGCGGCTCGCGCCGTCTTGGCGGGATCTGATGTCATAGGCTTCCCGAAGTGA
- a CDS encoding DUF4345 domain-containing protein produces the protein MTNLIGVHILGFVYLIDDQIGVLPNQGTHQLTLVMRRALQITMLVVAAVPLALGTMSFVFGAGQFLPPEQVTASLDNQIRFYAVWFTVVFFLTIWCVRNLDIAGPVMRIMFITMALGGVARLFSISQMGLPDPPMIGAAVVEIGVLAFIPWHAAVLRRRPE, from the coding sequence TTGACTAATTTGATCGGTGTTCATATATTGGGATTTGTCTATCTGATCGATGATCAGATAGGCGTTCTGCCGAACCAAGGTACTCACCAACTAACTCTCGTCATGAGGCGCGCTCTTCAGATCACCATGCTCGTCGTAGCCGCTGTGCCGCTGGCGCTCGGCACGATGTCTTTCGTTTTCGGCGCAGGGCAGTTCCTGCCTCCCGAACAGGTCACGGCCTCCCTCGATAACCAAATCCGGTTCTACGCGGTCTGGTTCACTGTGGTCTTTTTCCTCACGATCTGGTGCGTGCGCAACCTGGATATTGCAGGCCCTGTGATGCGCATCATGTTCATCACGATGGCGTTGGGCGGTGTGGCTCGTCTGTTCTCGATAAGTCAGATGGGCCTGCCGGATCCTCCTATGATCGGAGCCGCTGTCGTGGAGATCGGAGTGCTAGCGTTCATTCCGTGGCATGCCGCCGTGCTGAGGCGACGTCCCGAATAG